One segment of Variovorax sp. PAMC28562 DNA contains the following:
- a CDS encoding class II aldolase/adducin family protein encodes MDIFAKVVPTARDASMSDSEWKARQELACAYRLFDHFGWHELIYNHITVRVPDTPYFLINPFGLRYGEVRASNLVKIDVEGQIIGESAYSVNPAGFIVHSAVHAARPDAHAVAHTHTTAGQAVACQKGGLLPLSFTSMFYTDAIAYHDFEGITLDRSERERLAKNLGSKSLMILRNHGLLACGPSLAHAFLDLYHLQRACEVQVVAQAAGEAMLLRPPPEAAVRSALQHRVAMDRGLEPAMAFAAMARMMMEKDSTFLQ; translated from the coding sequence ATGGACATCTTTGCCAAAGTAGTACCTACCGCCCGCGATGCATCGATGTCCGACTCGGAATGGAAGGCCCGCCAGGAGCTCGCTTGCGCGTATCGGCTCTTTGACCATTTCGGCTGGCACGAACTGATCTACAACCACATCACTGTTCGTGTGCCAGACACACCCTATTTCTTGATCAATCCGTTCGGACTGAGATACGGCGAAGTTCGTGCCTCGAACCTGGTCAAGATCGACGTTGAGGGTCAGATCATTGGTGAGTCTGCCTACTCAGTGAATCCTGCGGGCTTCATCGTCCACTCTGCCGTCCATGCAGCGCGGCCTGACGCGCATGCCGTCGCGCACACGCATACGACGGCAGGTCAAGCCGTCGCATGCCAGAAGGGCGGACTGTTGCCCTTGAGCTTCACGTCGATGTTTTACACAGATGCCATTGCTTACCATGATTTTGAGGGCATCACCCTTGACCGCAGCGAGCGGGAACGCCTTGCCAAAAATCTGGGCAGCAAGTCGTTGATGATTCTGCGCAATCATGGGCTGCTGGCCTGCGGACCGAGCTTGGCACATGCTTTTCTAGACCTGTATCACTTGCAGCGCGCCTGTGAAGTTCAGGTAGTGGCTCAAGCGGCCGGCGAGGCAATGCTGCTACGGCCACCGCCGGAAGCGGCCGTCCGCAGTGCCTTACAACACCGCGTCGCAATGGACAGGGGCCTGGAACCGGCAATGGCATTCGCCGCGATGGCGAGGATGATGATGGAGAAGGACTCGACCTTCCTCCAATAG
- a CDS encoding arsenic transporter gives MTLAPHEAHLAAWAIAALTAAGVIVRPFKWPEAVWAVSGALLLLVSGLLPIDNALQAVGKGCDVYLFLIGMMLLSETARREGLFDWVAAVAVNHSRSSPQRLFLLIYGVGVVVTTFMSNDATAVVLTPAVYAAARKAKVEPLPYLFICAFIANAASFVLPISNPANIVLYGDHTPPLGPWLARFAVPSLLSIVATYVALRCTEGRRLPVTCESNVQVTPLSTGARTALAGLGLTAVALLVVSALDLQLGMPTAVMGVLTTAIVLIIARESPWETVKGVSWSVLPLVAGLFVLVEALAATGVIAQLARQLVAGVARSPDATAWISGGLIAVASNLVNNLPAGLVASSTVALAHPPQQVIDALLIGVDLGPNLSVTGSLATILWLTAIRREGEHVGFWRFLKLGAIAMPPAFVLALGARLLFD, from the coding sequence ATGACCCTCGCTCCCCATGAAGCCCACCTCGCAGCCTGGGCCATCGCCGCGCTGACTGCGGCCGGCGTCATCGTGCGGCCATTCAAATGGCCTGAAGCCGTCTGGGCCGTGAGCGGCGCCCTGCTGCTGCTCGTGTCGGGCTTGCTGCCGATCGACAACGCATTGCAAGCTGTCGGCAAAGGATGCGACGTCTACTTGTTTCTGATCGGGATGATGCTGCTGTCTGAGACAGCCCGGCGCGAGGGCCTGTTCGACTGGGTCGCGGCGGTGGCTGTCAATCACTCGCGGAGTTCGCCGCAGCGACTCTTCCTGCTGATCTACGGCGTGGGCGTTGTGGTGACCACTTTTATGTCCAACGACGCCACGGCGGTGGTGCTGACGCCTGCCGTTTATGCCGCGGCGCGCAAGGCCAAGGTCGAGCCTTTGCCTTACCTGTTCATCTGCGCGTTCATCGCCAACGCGGCGAGTTTCGTGCTGCCGATTTCAAACCCGGCCAACATCGTGCTGTACGGCGATCACACACCGCCGCTCGGCCCCTGGCTCGCGCGTTTCGCTGTGCCCTCGTTGCTGTCGATCGTGGCGACCTACGTCGCTTTGCGCTGCACGGAGGGTCGCCGGCTTCCGGTCACTTGCGAAAGCAACGTCCAGGTCACGCCGCTCTCGACCGGCGCCCGCACGGCGCTGGCCGGCCTCGGCCTTACTGCCGTCGCGCTGCTGGTCGTGTCAGCGCTCGACTTGCAGCTCGGCATGCCGACCGCCGTCATGGGTGTGCTGACCACCGCGATCGTATTGATCATTGCCCGCGAGTCCCCTTGGGAAACCGTCAAAGGCGTTTCTTGGTCGGTGCTGCCTTTGGTGGCCGGCCTGTTCGTGCTGGTCGAAGCGCTGGCTGCGACCGGCGTCATCGCGCAACTGGCTCGGCAACTGGTCGCGGGCGTGGCGCGATCGCCGGATGCGACCGCGTGGATTTCGGGTGGGCTCATCGCGGTCGCGTCGAACCTGGTCAACAACCTGCCCGCCGGCCTGGTCGCGAGTTCGACCGTGGCCTTGGCGCACCCGCCGCAGCAGGTCATCGATGCGCTGTTGATCGGTGTGGACCTCGGCCCCAATCTGTCGGTGACCGGTTCGCTGGCAACCATTTTGTGGCTCACAGCGATCCGTCGCGAAGGCGAACACGTCGGCTTCTGGCGGTTTCTGAAATTGGGCGCCATCGCGATGCCGCCGGCGTTCGTTCTCGCGCTCGGTGCGCGGTTGCTTTTCGACTGA
- a CDS encoding aldo/keto reductase has protein sequence MKYVRLGQTGLQVSRLCLGCMSYGEPERGNHPWTLPEAASRPFLKKALDFGINFFDTANVYSDGSSEEIVGRALADYTRREDVVIATKVNSRMRPGPNGAGLSRKAIMGEIDASLKRLGTDYVDLYQIHRWDYGTPIEETMEALHDVVKAGKARYVGASSMFAWQFARALAVADAHGWTRFVSMQNYVNLLYREEEREMLPLCRDRNIAVIPWSPMARGRLTRDWDTTSARVETDDFGRSLYAKTADADRAVVEAVAKVAAGLGVPRAQVALAWVLQTPGITAPIIGATKLEQLDDAIAALALTLSAEDIAALETPYVPHAVVGFS, from the coding sequence ATGAAATACGTTCGTCTCGGTCAGACCGGCCTTCAGGTGTCGCGCCTCTGCCTCGGCTGCATGAGCTACGGCGAGCCCGAGCGCGGCAATCACCCGTGGACCTTGCCGGAGGCGGCGAGCCGCCCGTTCCTGAAGAAGGCGCTCGACTTCGGCATCAACTTCTTCGACACCGCCAACGTCTATTCGGATGGCAGCAGCGAAGAGATCGTCGGCCGTGCGTTGGCCGACTACACGCGCCGGGAAGACGTCGTCATTGCGACCAAGGTGAACAGCCGCATGCGGCCTGGTCCGAACGGCGCCGGCTTGTCGCGCAAGGCGATCATGGGTGAAATAGACGCCAGCCTGAAGCGGCTAGGCACCGACTACGTCGACCTGTATCAGATCCATCGCTGGGACTACGGCACACCGATCGAAGAAACCATGGAAGCGCTGCACGACGTGGTCAAGGCGGGCAAGGCGCGCTATGTCGGCGCCTCGTCGATGTTCGCGTGGCAGTTCGCGCGCGCGCTCGCGGTTGCCGACGCGCATGGCTGGACCCGCTTCGTGTCGATGCAGAACTACGTGAACCTGCTCTACCGCGAAGAAGAGCGCGAGATGCTGCCGCTCTGCCGCGACCGGAACATCGCCGTCATTCCGTGGAGCCCGATGGCGCGTGGACGCCTCACTCGCGACTGGGACACGACCAGTGCCCGGGTCGAAACGGATGACTTCGGCCGCTCGCTGTACGCGAAGACGGCCGACGCCGACCGCGCCGTGGTCGAGGCAGTGGCCAAAGTCGCGGCCGGGCTGGGCGTGCCGCGCGCCCAGGTCGCGCTGGCCTGGGTGCTGCAAACGCCGGGCATTACCGCGCCGATCATCGGTGCGACCAAACTGGAACAACTGGACGATGCGATCGCAGCGCTGGCGCTCACGCTAAGCGCAGAAGACATTGCCGCACTCGAGACGCCGTACGTGCCGCACGCGGTGGTCGGTTTTTCTTGA
- a CDS encoding MFS transporter gives MTSSAESVKTTHRPLVIAAVMASMAMVAIEATIVSTVMPQFASQLGGLHLYSWVFASFLLAQTAMTVVFGKLSDVYGRKPVMLIGIAIFLLGSVLAGFAWSMPAMICFRLIQGVGAGAVQPVALTVVGDLYPVRERGKVQGYLASVWAISAVLGPMLGALIVQKLSWGWIFWMNVPIGIAAAAGFWLFLREAPIARRGSIDLIGAFLFTLGIAALMIALTEFGLGHEGAAMGWALVFVITLGLFVVQERRAPDPMVSFQLWGRRVIATVNGAAILSGMALIGITTFLPMYVQVVLKHSSVVAGLALTMVMLGWPIGATLASRTFQRFGLWRLVLTGSVLVPFGALAFATMGPETSVYLAGVGSFLVGLGMGLLSLSSLILIQESVEITQRGSATASNIFSRNLGSALGATFFGAVFNYGLTQAGTAGGAGLFTEDQLRQLLQGTLTSPASEMAIRLTLAGSLHLTFVTMLVISLAIVALAFLLPRHGLEIRPLAVPREG, from the coding sequence ATGACATCTTCCGCCGAATCCGTAAAGACAACCCATCGTCCGCTGGTGATCGCGGCGGTCATGGCCTCGATGGCCATGGTGGCGATCGAGGCCACCATCGTCTCGACGGTCATGCCGCAATTCGCGTCGCAGCTCGGCGGCCTGCATCTTTACAGCTGGGTCTTCGCGTCCTTTCTGCTGGCACAAACAGCGATGACCGTGGTCTTCGGCAAGCTCTCCGATGTGTATGGCCGCAAGCCCGTGATGCTGATCGGCATCGCGATCTTTCTGCTGGGTTCGGTACTCGCCGGTTTCGCGTGGTCGATGCCCGCCATGATCTGTTTCCGGCTTATTCAGGGCGTCGGCGCGGGCGCCGTGCAGCCGGTGGCGCTCACCGTCGTCGGCGATCTGTATCCGGTGCGCGAACGCGGCAAGGTACAGGGCTACCTGGCCAGCGTATGGGCCATTTCCGCGGTGCTCGGACCAATGCTCGGCGCGCTCATCGTGCAAAAGCTGTCGTGGGGCTGGATCTTCTGGATGAACGTGCCGATCGGCATCGCAGCCGCAGCCGGCTTCTGGCTTTTCTTGCGCGAAGCACCGATCGCACGGCGCGGCTCGATCGACCTGATCGGCGCGTTCCTGTTCACGCTCGGCATCGCGGCCCTGATGATTGCACTCACCGAGTTCGGGCTCGGCCACGAGGGCGCCGCGATGGGCTGGGCGCTGGTGTTCGTCATCACACTGGGCCTCTTCGTGGTGCAAGAGCGGCGCGCACCCGATCCGATGGTGTCTTTCCAGCTGTGGGGCCGCCGCGTCATCGCCACGGTCAACGGCGCTGCAATTCTGTCGGGCATGGCGCTGATCGGCATCACCACGTTCTTGCCGATGTACGTGCAGGTGGTGCTGAAACATTCGTCGGTCGTCGCCGGCCTGGCGTTGACGATGGTGATGCTCGGCTGGCCCATCGGTGCCACGCTGGCATCGCGAACCTTTCAGCGCTTCGGCCTTTGGCGCCTCGTGTTGACGGGGTCGGTGCTGGTGCCGTTCGGTGCCCTCGCCTTCGCGACGATGGGGCCGGAGACATCCGTATATCTCGCCGGCGTCGGGTCGTTTCTGGTAGGGCTCGGCATGGGATTGCTCAGCCTGAGTTCGCTCATCCTGATCCAGGAATCGGTCGAGATCACGCAGCGGGGCAGCGCCACAGCTTCCAACATTTTTTCCCGCAACTTGGGTAGCGCGTTGGGAGCGACCTTCTTCGGCGCGGTGTTCAATTACGGGCTGACGCAAGCCGGAACGGCTGGTGGCGCGGGCTTGTTCACCGAAGACCAGCTGCGCCAATTGCTGCAGGGGACACTGACTTCTCCTGCCAGCGAAATGGCAATTCGCCTGACGCTCGCGGGTTCGCTGCATCTCACCTTCGTCACGATGTTGGTGATCAGCCTGGCGATCGTCGCGCTGGCGTTTTTGCTGCCTCGCCACGGGCTGGAAATCCGGCCGCTGGCCGTGCCGCGAGAGGGCTGA
- a CDS encoding EAL domain-containing protein, producing MSKVAPVSLPHSLPVDSLQPDQARQPRASQNTRLAQSATVLIVDDNAINRRLLQALLKPEGYTIQCACSGPQALSFIAECAPDLILLDVAMPGMDGYAVAKSLKADVTTCDIPIIMVTGKVDAKSRLAGLEAGAEEFLTKPIDRAELWLRVRNLLRLKASSDLLRRHAELLASQVQARNADLQRFRTAMNATADAIFLVDRQTMRFVEVNTTACELLGYSRAEMFERGPANLGNVTVQQIEGVFDAAIDGLGPTQQSEVDLRRKDGSIVTVEVERLAQRFGDSWLIVALVRDVAERKATERQLHRLAHYDALTNLPNRSLFYETLRNNISLSAGGTARLAVLIVDLDQFRNVNDTLGHAIGDELLLHFSALLLRCITRHDAIGRLGGDEFGLMLTLDSLAPSACAVAEKIRDVLRAPFDLRGHEVVLTASIGITFYPEDATDAETLLKYADIAMYRAKKSGRDTWCFFTAQMNLDAIARHDLEMALRRAVDNDEFVIYYQPKVRLSDGTVSGLEALLRWQRPGHGLISPSAFIPVMEECGLIVRVGNWVIDTVCRQIGEWLRSPIGRVEVSVNVAERQFVESDLAKHVVLALARNEIPADLLELELTEGSLMSNTERTLTSLRELKQQGVKISIDDFGTGYSSLAYLRRFPIDKLKIDIAFIRDITATPDDAAIALAIIRLAHSLKLEVIAEGVETAAQLAFLKHHGCEQIQGYYFSAPLPLLQTEALLREGLLLSIPPIVRPTRNVLPVC from the coding sequence ATGAGCAAAGTTGCACCGGTATCTCTCCCTCACTCCCTTCCAGTCGACTCGTTGCAGCCCGATCAAGCGCGCCAGCCACGCGCGTCGCAAAACACACGCCTCGCGCAGTCCGCCACGGTGTTGATCGTCGACGACAACGCGATCAACCGGCGCCTGCTGCAAGCACTGCTCAAGCCCGAGGGCTACACCATTCAGTGCGCTTGCAGCGGACCCCAGGCGCTCTCTTTCATTGCCGAGTGCGCACCCGATCTCATCCTGCTCGACGTCGCAATGCCCGGCATGGACGGCTATGCCGTCGCAAAGAGCCTGAAGGCCGATGTCACCACCTGCGACATTCCCATCATCATGGTCACCGGGAAGGTCGACGCGAAGTCGCGTTTGGCTGGCCTGGAAGCAGGCGCCGAAGAGTTCCTGACGAAGCCGATCGATCGTGCCGAGTTGTGGCTGCGCGTACGCAACCTGCTTCGCCTGAAAGCGTCGAGCGATTTGCTGCGCCGGCATGCCGAGTTGCTCGCGAGCCAAGTGCAGGCGCGCAACGCGGATCTGCAGCGATTTCGTACGGCGATGAATGCCACCGCCGATGCGATTTTTCTGGTCGACCGCCAGACCATGCGTTTTGTCGAGGTCAACACGACTGCCTGCGAACTGCTCGGCTATTCGCGTGCAGAGATGTTCGAGCGCGGGCCGGCGAACCTGGGCAACGTCACGGTCCAACAGATTGAAGGCGTATTCGATGCGGCGATTGACGGACTCGGTCCGACCCAGCAATCGGAAGTCGATCTGCGCCGCAAGGACGGGAGCATCGTGACGGTGGAAGTCGAGCGACTGGCCCAGCGGTTCGGCGACAGCTGGCTCATCGTCGCGCTGGTGCGGGACGTTGCTGAACGGAAAGCCACTGAGCGCCAGTTGCATCGGCTTGCGCACTACGACGCGCTGACCAATTTGCCGAACCGGTCGCTGTTTTACGAAACGCTGCGCAACAACATAAGCCTGAGCGCTGGTGGCACAGCGCGGCTGGCGGTGCTGATCGTCGACCTGGACCAGTTCAGGAACGTCAACGACACGCTGGGACACGCCATCGGTGACGAGCTGTTGCTGCACTTCAGCGCACTGCTGTTGCGTTGCATCACCCGACATGACGCGATCGGTCGGCTCGGTGGCGATGAATTCGGCCTGATGTTGACACTGGACTCGCTGGCGCCGAGCGCCTGCGCGGTGGCCGAAAAGATCCGCGACGTGCTGCGCGCACCATTCGATCTGCGGGGCCACGAAGTGGTCCTGACGGCGAGCATCGGCATCACTTTTTATCCGGAAGACGCGACGGACGCCGAAACGCTGCTGAAGTACGCCGACATCGCGATGTACCGCGCCAAGAAAAGCGGGCGCGACACGTGGTGCTTTTTCACAGCGCAGATGAACCTGGACGCAATAGCGCGGCACGATCTCGAAATGGCATTGCGGCGGGCGGTCGACAACGACGAGTTCGTCATCTATTACCAGCCCAAAGTGCGCCTGAGCGACGGCACGGTGTCAGGTCTGGAGGCCTTGTTGCGATGGCAGCGGCCGGGTCATGGCCTGATCTCACCCAGCGCTTTCATTCCCGTGATGGAAGAGTGCGGTTTGATCGTGCGGGTCGGCAACTGGGTGATCGATACCGTGTGCCGACAGATCGGCGAGTGGCTTCGCTCACCGATCGGCAGGGTCGAAGTGTCGGTCAACGTGGCGGAGCGTCAGTTCGTCGAGAGCGATCTCGCGAAGCACGTTGTACTGGCGCTGGCACGCAACGAGATTCCGGCCGATCTGCTCGAACTCGAGCTCACCGAAGGCTCGCTCATGTCTAACACCGAGCGCACGCTCACGAGCCTGCGGGAGCTGAAGCAGCAGGGCGTAAAGATCTCGATCGACGACTTCGGCACCGGCTATTCGAGCCTGGCCTATCTCCGGCGCTTTCCGATCGACAAGTTAAAAATCGATATCGCTTTTATCAGGGATATCACCGCCACGCCCGACGATGCCGCCATCGCGCTGGCGATCATCCGGCTTGCACACAGTCTCAAGCTGGAAGTGATAGCCGAAGGGGTGGAAACCGCGGCGCAGCTGGCCTTCTTGAAGCACCACGGTTGCGAGCAGATTCAAGGCTACTATTTCAGTGCGCCGCTGCCGTTGCTGCAGACCGAAGCGTTGCTGCGCGAAGGACTTTTGTTGTCGATCCCACCGATCGTCAGGCCGACCAGGAACGTGCTGCCCGTGTGCTGA
- a CDS encoding pyridoxal-phosphate-dependent aminotransferase family protein, producing MNDSPRLPGHRFLHSPGPTRVPDEVLHAMSRQPMDLSDPRLDSCIAACEAGLKRLLQTAASDVYFYAANGHGAWEAVIANLVAPGQAVLVPGTGHFSESWAVQTEAMGGRVIRTPWVEGLPIDPAEIEAVLRADVAHEINAVFVVHTDTASGITNDLAALRAAIDRAGHPALFVVDVVASLAAAPFAMDALRADVALGASQKGLMVPPGLAFVAVNARAMDASRLNTTPRFYWDWQRRQSPLVYRKFCGTPPQNLVFALEASLRLIALEGIEEVFARHRRIADAVHAAVACWSETGALSFFATVPSSRSVSVTTIAVGEGVDPEALRSIARERFQVAVAGGLGSLTGRAFRIGHLGDMNEAMILGCLAGIEAAMTVQGIPFGRGGVERAITRLSQLSRLSPLAADNRFMP from the coding sequence ATGAACGATTCGCCACGCCTGCCGGGCCACCGGTTCCTGCATTCGCCCGGTCCGACCCGGGTGCCCGACGAAGTGCTGCACGCCATGAGCCGGCAGCCGATGGACCTGTCCGACCCGCGGCTCGACAGCTGCATCGCCGCCTGCGAAGCCGGACTCAAGCGGCTGCTTCAAACCGCAGCGTCCGACGTCTACTTTTATGCCGCCAACGGCCACGGGGCATGGGAGGCGGTCATCGCCAATCTTGTGGCGCCGGGCCAAGCCGTGCTGGTGCCGGGCACAGGCCACTTCTCCGAATCGTGGGCGGTGCAGACCGAGGCGATGGGTGGCCGCGTGATCCGCACGCCCTGGGTCGAAGGCTTGCCGATCGATCCGGCCGAGATCGAAGCGGTGCTGCGCGCGGATGTGGCCCATGAGATCAACGCCGTCTTCGTGGTGCACACCGACACGGCCAGTGGCATCACCAACGACCTGGCGGCGCTGCGTGCGGCCATCGACAGGGCCGGGCACCCGGCGCTCTTTGTCGTCGACGTGGTGGCCTCGCTCGCGGCGGCGCCGTTTGCCATGGACGCATTGCGGGCAGACGTGGCGCTCGGCGCCAGCCAGAAGGGCTTGATGGTGCCGCCGGGGCTGGCGTTCGTCGCAGTCAATGCGCGCGCCATGGACGCCTCGCGCCTCAACACCACGCCACGGTTTTACTGGGACTGGCAGCGGCGGCAGAGCCCGCTCGTCTACCGTAAGTTTTGCGGCACGCCGCCGCAGAATCTGGTCTTCGCGCTGGAGGCATCGCTCCGGTTGATCGCACTCGAGGGCATCGAAGAAGTGTTCGCGCGCCATCGGCGCATTGCCGATGCGGTACACGCCGCGGTCGCGTGCTGGAGCGAAACAGGCGCGCTGAGTTTCTTTGCCACGGTGCCATCGTCGAGGTCGGTGTCAGTCACCACGATTGCGGTGGGCGAGGGCGTCGATCCTGAGGCGCTGCGAAGCATTGCACGCGAGCGCTTTCAGGTCGCGGTGGCCGGCGGTCTCGGGTCGCTCACGGGGCGCGCGTTTCGCATCGGCCATTTGGGCGATATGAACGAGGCCATGATCCTCGGCTGCCTCGCCGGCATCGAAGCGGCGATGACGGTACAGGGCATTCCGTTCGGCCGCGGCGGTGTCGAACGCGCGATAACCCGGCTTTCCCAGCTCTCCCGGCTTTCCCCTCTGGCGGCAGACAATCGATTCATGCCGTGA
- a CDS encoding DUF4337 domain-containing protein has translation MSGDGFHAHGPHDHVLEHPAGDHGHKAADADAAPHSGRRTMTDQIAVCTAIIATVGAIFSYMGGLTQANAGLYKNNAGIKKTEASNQWNYYQSKSTKQSLAEFARDMSPEDRRATWQDKAVRYEREKAEIQLVAQKLETDATDWDHQSETQMHQHHRWAQATTALQVAIALAAMALLTRKKWLEWGMFGVAGIGLVVGALAMLHI, from the coding sequence ATGTCAGGTGACGGTTTTCATGCCCACGGCCCGCACGACCACGTGCTCGAACATCCCGCAGGCGACCATGGCCACAAAGCCGCGGACGCCGACGCTGCTCCGCACTCGGGTCGTCGCACCATGACCGATCAAATCGCGGTGTGCACCGCGATCATCGCCACGGTTGGCGCTATCTTTTCGTACATGGGCGGCCTGACGCAGGCGAACGCCGGGCTCTACAAGAACAACGCCGGCATCAAGAAGACCGAGGCTTCCAATCAGTGGAACTACTACCAGTCCAAGAGCACGAAACAGTCGCTGGCGGAGTTCGCGCGCGATATGTCGCCTGAGGATCGCAGGGCCACATGGCAAGACAAGGCGGTGCGTTACGAGCGCGAGAAAGCCGAGATCCAGCTCGTGGCCCAAAAGCTGGAAACAGATGCCACCGACTGGGATCATCAATCCGAAACGCAAATGCACCAGCACCACCGTTGGGCCCAGGCGACCACTGCGCTGCAAGTCGCCATTGCGTTGGCGGCGATGGCTCTGCTGACCCGCAAGAAGTGGTTGGAGTGGGGCATGTTCGGCGTGGCCGGTATCGGCCTGGTGGTCGGCGCGCTGGCAATGCTGCACATCTGA
- a CDS encoding SDR family NAD(P)-dependent oxidoreductase yields the protein MQSFPDGFRAVVIGASGAIGAAMVRQLEADPRCGSVIGLGRKTFPSIDFNDEASVAAAAAALASRGPFHLVVTATGVLHTTRFAPEKRLSQLDFAQMAETFQVNAFGPAMVLAKFAPLLDRQRAVLAVVSAKVGSIEDNRLGGWYSYRASKAALNMLLKTAAIEVQRAQPNAVLVALHPGTVDSALSAPFRGAEIGRPAAAAAADLLRVIDDLKPEHTACFFSYTGERLPW from the coding sequence ATGCAATCCTTTCCTGACGGATTCAGAGCGGTGGTGATCGGCGCATCGGGAGCGATAGGCGCGGCGATGGTGCGGCAACTCGAAGCCGATCCGCGCTGCGGCAGCGTGATCGGACTTGGGCGGAAGACTTTCCCATCCATCGATTTCAACGACGAAGCGAGCGTGGCCGCGGCCGCCGCCGCTCTGGCATCCCGCGGGCCTTTCCACTTGGTCGTGACCGCGACCGGCGTACTGCACACGACCCGCTTCGCACCCGAAAAGCGTTTGTCTCAATTGGACTTCGCCCAAATGGCCGAGACCTTTCAAGTGAATGCCTTCGGGCCCGCGATGGTGTTGGCAAAGTTCGCGCCGTTGCTCGACCGCCAACGCGCGGTACTGGCCGTGGTCTCGGCCAAGGTCGGCAGCATCGAAGACAACCGTTTGGGCGGCTGGTACAGCTATCGCGCGTCGAAGGCGGCACTCAATATGTTGCTCAAGACGGCAGCGATCGAAGTGCAGCGCGCGCAACCGAATGCCGTGCTGGTGGCGCTGCATCCGGGCACCGTGGATTCGGCGTTGTCGGCGCCGTTTCGGGGTGCCGAAATCGGTCGTCCGGCAGCGGCCGCGGCGGCAGATCTGTTGCGGGTTATCGATGATTTGAAACCGGAGCACACCGCCTGCTTCTTCTCGTACACCGGCGAGCGATTGCCTTGGTGA